A genomic window from Lotus japonicus ecotype B-129 chromosome 1, LjGifu_v1.2 includes:
- the LOC130734135 gene encoding serine/threonine-protein kinase CTR1-like: protein MPHRATYIFPRQFPERGLNESQKKILDHEKQKVVGTVKSSDTTFGVENDVAAPKSSRHELSRASKADGDVLFSQRAAAVSDLFNTVRGKHKQVEAFCESLLRDNKSSNRHHHHHRPGHRLKLHRNRHDVDDGEALLPPPVPVKDSVDRQVSLPRLSSGSSLFTLDDGTATFSSDVTKDDTTSSFRVISAATAAAEEARNQEQQKEEKKRENEGYALKNKESYNLQMAFAKRLTFLATLASEPVLTLDAGLETCDVESVSRRLWVTGCLSYTDKISDGFYNILGLNPYLWLMCNDVEEEGKCLPTLMALKAVEPSESSIEVVLIDRREDSRLQEIHDKAEQLYSASENALVLVEQLGKLVAICLGGSFPVEQGDLQKQWKLVSQRLKNFHHCVVLPIGNVSAGICRHRAILFKRLADYIGLPCRIARGCRYCATDHRSSILVKIKDDRQLSREYVVDLVGEPGNITGPDSSINGAYASSIPSPFQISHLRESQSPYVDGAASSQSISLNHSSVIPESSLYSGCVQGSQQANESDSLKINNGSIYASVDQTFRGVSEAFIPTYEASLHEYPRLGTDLVIEQETSNNKLIVKGNFAVKSNLNDSVLSSSRESEQEQVNNRLENHGVGNIPRYLNIEPSLAMDWLEISWDDLRIKERIGAGSFGTVYRAEWHGSDVAVKVLTVQNFHDDQLKEFLREVSIMKRVRHPNVVLFMGAVTKHPHLSIVTEYLPRGSLFRLIHRPASGEIMDPRRRLRMALDVAKGINYLHNLKPPIVHWDLKSPNLLVDKNWTVKVCDFGLSRFKANTFLSSKSVAGTPEWMAPEFLRGEPTNEKSDVFSYGVILWELVTLQQPWSGLSHAQVVGAVAFQNRRLAIPPNISPVLASLMESCWADDPADRPSFAKIVESLKKLLKSPADALKMG from the exons atgcCTCACAGAGCTACTTACATTTTCCCAAGGCAGTTTCCGGAGCGAGGGTTGAATGAATCTCAAAAGAAGATATTAGATCACGAGAAGCAAAAAGTCGTTGGCACCGTCAAATCATCAGATACGACTTTTGGGGTTGAAAACGACGTCGCCGCACCGAAAAGCTCTCGACACGAGTTGTCGAGAGCTTCTAAAGCTGACGGCGACGTCCTTTTCTCCCAAAGGGCTGCGGCGGTGTCTGACCTCTTCAACACCGTCCGAGGCAAGCATAAACAGGTTGAGGCCTTCTGCGAGTCTCTTCTCCGGGACAACAAAAGTAgtaaccgccaccaccaccaccaccggccGGGACACCGCCTCAAGCTCCACCGTAACCGCCATGATGTTGACGACGGTGAAGCTCTTCTCCCGCCGCCGGTTCCGGTTAAGGATTCCGTTGACCGGCAGGTCTCGCTGCCGCGGCTTTCCAGCGGGAGTAGCTTGTTCACTCTGGATGATGGCACGGCCACCTTTTCCAGCGATGTCACCAAGGATGATACCACGTCGTCGTTTCGAGTCATCTccgccgccaccgccgccgcGGAAGAAGCGAGAAATCAGGaacaacagaaagaagaaaaaaaacgcGAGAATGAAGGTTACGCGCTGAAGAACAAAGAGAGCTACAATCTGCAAATGGCGTTTGCGAAGAGGCTCACATTCTTAGCCACCCTCGCCTCCGAGCCGGTGCTCACTCTCGACGCCGGGCTCGAAACGTGTGACGTTGAATCGGTTTCGCGTCGTTTGTGG GTGACGGGGTGCTTGTCCTACACTGACAAGATTTCTGACGGTTTCTACAACATTTTGGGGCTGAATCCTTACTTGTGGTTGATGTGCAATGATGTGGAGGAAGAAGGGAAGTGCTTACCAACTCTGATGGCGCTTAAGGCGGTTGAACCGAGTGAGAGTTCGATTGAGGTGGTTCTTATTGATAGACGTGAGGATTCTCGGCTTCAGGAGATTCATGATAAAGCTGAACAGTTGTACTCAGCTTCTGAGAATGCATTGGTGCTGGTGGAGCAGCTGGGAAAACTTGTTGCTATTTGTCTGGG GGGTTCATTTCCGGTGGAGCAAGGAGATCTGCAGAAGCAGTGGAAGTTGGTTAGTCAGAGGTTGAAGAACTTTCACCACTGTGTTGTGCTTCCAATTGGTAATGTATCTGCGGGAATATGTAGGCATCGCGCGATTCTCTTCAAG AGATTGGCGGATTATATAGGTTTGCCGTGTCGCATTGCTCGAGGTTGCAGGTACTGCGCTACGGATCATAGATCATCTATCCTTGTCAAGATTAAAGATGACAGACAGCTCTCAAG gGAATATGTTGTTGATCTGGTTGGGGAACCAGGAAACATCACCGGGCCAGATTCCTCAATTAACGGAGCATATGCATCTTCGATACCTTCCCCATTTCAAATTTCTCATTTGAGAGAATCTCAATCACCGTATGTGGATGGTGCAGCTTCTTCTCAATCTATAAGTTTAAACCACAGTTCTGTTATTCCTGAAAGTAGCCTATATTCAG GTTGCGTACAGGGAAGTCAGCAAGCTAACGAAAGTGATTCACTCAAAATTAACAATGGTTCCATTTATGCTTCAGTTGATCAAACTTTTAGAG GTGTTTCTGAAGCTTTTATTCCAACTTATGAAGCATCATTACATGAATATCCTAGGCTTGGTACAGATTTAGTTATAGAACAAGAAACTTCCAACAATAAGCTCATTGTAAAGGGAAACTTTGCAGTAAAAAGTAACTTAAATGATTCTGTGCTGAGCTCATCCAGGGAGTCAGAACAGGAACAGGTTAACAATAGACTTGAAAACCACGGTGTTGGGAATATCCCAAGATACTTGAATATTGAACCATCACTTGCAATGGACTGGCTTGAGATATCATGGGATGATTTACGAATTAAAGAGCGTATTGGTGCTG GATCATTTGGGACAGTGTATCGCGCTGAATGGCATGGATCA GATGTTGCTGTGAAGGTTTTGACGGTTCAGAATTTCCATGATGATCAGTTGAAAGAGTTCCTTAGAGAG GTTTCCATAATGAAACGTGTCCGCCATCCAAATGTGGTGCTCTTCATGGGTGCGGTTACAAAACATCCCCACCTATCTATAGTGACAGAGTATTTACCTAG AGGTAGTTTATTCCGCCTGATACATAGGCCAGCATCTGGTGAAATTATGGATCCAAGAAGAAGATTACGGATGGCTTTAGACGTG GCCAAAGGGATCAATTATCTCCATAATCTGAAGCCTCCTATTGTACACTGGGATCTCAAATCCCCAAACCTGTTAGTAGATAAAAATTGGACTGTGAAG GTGTGCGATTTTGGACTGTCCAGATTTAAGGCAAACACTTTCTTATCATCAAAATCCGTTGCTGGAACG cCTGAGTGGATGGCTCCAGAATTTCTTCGTGGAGAACCAACAAATGAGAAGTCTGATGTTTTCAGTTATGGAGTTATCCTTTGGGAACTCGTGACCCTGCAACAACCATGGAGTGGACTTAGCCATGCCCAg GTGGTAGGAGCAGTTGCTTTCCAGAATAGGAGGCTTGCCATCCCTCCAAACATCTCCCCAGTGTTGGCCTCCCTCATGGAATCTTGTTGGGCTGA TGACCCAGCTGATCGCCCATCTTTTGCTAAAATAGTTGAGTCGCTAAAGAAGCTGCTGAAGTCACCAGCGGACGCTTTGAAAATGGGTTGA